The DNA segment CGTAGAGAATGGTGTTTTCCGGCATATCGACGGTAAAAGAGCCCGTATAGACAGCCGAACCGGTCGACTCTGCCAGATCGAGTATACGCTCGCATGTCGGCACATTCACTGCGACAGGGCTGCAGAGAAAGATGGGCATTCCCTTCCGGAGAAACGGCTCGGCGAGCTCGTACGACCGGTCAAAGTCCATGATCATAGCGGCGTCCACCTCATCGACCATGTCATGAAAATCCCTGCACACGTTCGGTATGGAGTACCGTTTTGCAAGCCCGCTGGGGGACTGCCTGTCGCCGTTCCAGCGGTCGAGCATCTTTTTGACATAGTCCGGCGAGCCCGCATAGTTCTTCGAGTAATCGTCGCCCCAGACATGGGTCACACGAATGAGAAGCGGATTCGGCTCAGGCGCGTTGATGACACGCATGTAGTCGCCATAGAAGGAAAACGGGCCCGTGCCGACCCATCCGACACGGATGATCTTTTTCGATGTGGGAAATGTCGATTCCGGCATATTTACTCCTGATGTTGATATTCTGTTACCTTTTACAGTTCACAATATTCAATTAACCACGGATTTACACGGATTGCACGAATTTATGTTTTTAAAACAGCATTCACGGTTAAAAATCAGATACTTACAAATGTCTTCTTCCTGTACATCCAGTACAGGATCACCCACACAACCGCAAAGGCGGCAAGCGCCTGGACAAAATCGTTCCATTCGCCCGCCCATTTTGCGAGCCCTCCCACGAATATGGTGCCGATATTCCTGAAATCGTACAGATGGGTAGCCATATATACGGCGATCGAGTTCATTCCGATGATGGTGAAGACGAACGCCCATTTCCGGTATCCGAGCACATCGATGATTAGATAGAACACCGCGAGGAGAAGGTAGCTCAGCCCTCCTGAAAAGAGCACGAAGGAGCTCGACCAGATGTGTTTGATAATCGGAAACCATCTGCTCCAGACCAGCCCCGCAATTATGGTTCCGACGCCGAGACCCAGCAGACGCAGGACTTTTTCTTTTCCCGTTCTTTCCGACTGGAGCAGGTATCCCGCGAACACGCCGAGCATCACCGTGCTGCCGAATGTCATGATATTGAGGAGCTGGGTATACACCCGGTCCTGTGGAAGAAAACCCTGCATGATGAGATGATCGAGATAAAAACCGAGGTTCCCCGTGGGGGTCAGGACCCCGGCGCCGTAACCGGGCACAGGGACGAGTTTCATGAGCGCCCAGTACAGGAGCAGAAAAAAGGTTGTCGCCGCGATCTGCCGTCTCAGGTTCATGGCGAGCATGAGAGTCGATGCGACAAGGTATCCCGCCCCGATTGCGGGCAGTGTGCCGATGAAGATATGGAGACTCGACCAGCTGTATTCGAAGAGGTTGCCCTGGGTCATCATTCCCAGCACGAAAAGGATTATGACCCGTTTGATGACGTGGACATATATATCCTTTTTGCTGTCGCCCCGCGTGAGGCGTTTTTTGAAGGAATACGGCATCACCACGCCGACAACAAAGAGAAACAGGGGCATGATGAGGTCGAGGAAATGAAAACCTTCCCATGGCACATGTTCGAATTGCGGCATGAGAGCATTCAGATACCGGTTTCCCGAACCACGGGCTATTCCGCCGACGATCTCGGTTCCCCCGATGATCCAGAACATATCGAATCCCCGGAGCGCATCGATCGATGCAATCCTGGCGCCCGGTTTAACGGCCTGGCTGTTACCACTCATAGTGAGTCAGTCCTTTGAGAAGGGCGATGAATAAGGATTTTTACATGCGCCCGACGATGAAAGCGGTTTTTCCCCTTGGCCCGATCTATTAACAAAATGTAATAGAACGCGGATTTTCGCGGATCGGGCGGATTTTCGCGGATTTCAATTTTCAATCAAATCTTTTAGGTGTTAACGTTTTATAATTGCTAAATATAATACAAATAATATGTTATACAAATTTGCGTCTTTGTGTCTTCGTGGTATAATACTCTCATGTATAACCTCCATGACTATAGATAGTCACAACGAAGGATGAAAAATATATGAAGGCTGCATATGGATTCCCGATTAACGATTCGGGAATGACGGCGTTACAGAGATTCCCGACACAAGGCCGGGGCTTCAGCACCGGGAACCGTAAATGCATTTTCAGATAAATTCGGGTTAGCACGCTTCCGGTTTGGTTCTCTTTGTCCCTCAGTCCCTTTTCCACTTTTCCATAACCCGACAAATTCAAAGATATAATAATGGTGCAGTCTTTCCCTAAAGTCAACATCTCTATGTGATG comes from the bacterium genome and includes:
- a CDS encoding DUF5009 domain-containing protein, with product MSGNSQAVKPGARIASIDALRGFDMFWIIGGTEIVGGIARGSGNRYLNALMPQFEHVPWEGFHFLDLIMPLFLFVVGVVMPYSFKKRLTRGDSKKDIYVHVIKRVIILFVLGMMTQGNLFEYSWSSLHIFIGTLPAIGAGYLVASTLMLAMNLRRQIAATTFFLLLYWALMKLVPVPGYGAGVLTPTGNLGFYLDHLIMQGFLPQDRVYTQLLNIMTFGSTVMLGVFAGYLLQSERTGKEKVLRLLGLGVGTIIAGLVWSRWFPIIKHIWSSSFVLFSGGLSYLLLAVFYLIIDVLGYRKWAFVFTIIGMNSIAVYMATHLYDFRNIGTIFVGGLAKWAGEWNDFVQALAAFAVVWVILYWMYRKKTFVSI